From one Prosthecobacter vanneervenii genomic stretch:
- the folP gene encoding dihydropteroate synthase: MIFQARQHRIEFPRRPLVMGIVNINDDSFCGDGTLDPTQALAQARQQLQDGADIIDIGAESARTNREAISVQEEIDRLLPFIEKWPELGSRFNAPLLSINTWRSDVIAEVLPHGGDLINDISGLPDAFNAKLCAEHNAGLLIMHSVGQPKVPHTHVQYESIMDTLDHFFTQRLVLAESVGLPRENIILDPGIDFAKQRDDNLTIYRDLQRLHRFERPILLPVSRKTVIGDVLGVPALERDPGTQACIAAGITRGAQIFRVHNVKAAVQTVKMLWAVESTREL; the protein is encoded by the coding sequence ATGATCTTCCAGGCCCGTCAGCACCGCATCGAATTCCCCCGACGCCCGTTGGTGATGGGCATCGTGAACATCAACGACGATTCCTTCTGCGGAGACGGCACACTCGATCCCACACAGGCACTGGCTCAGGCCAGGCAGCAGCTTCAGGACGGCGCCGATATCATCGACATCGGCGCCGAAAGCGCCCGCACCAACCGCGAGGCCATCAGCGTGCAGGAGGAGATCGACCGCCTGCTTCCGTTCATCGAAAAATGGCCTGAGCTCGGCTCCCGCTTCAACGCACCGCTGCTCTCCATCAACACCTGGCGCAGCGATGTCATCGCCGAAGTGCTCCCTCATGGCGGCGACCTCATCAATGACATCAGCGGCCTGCCGGATGCTTTCAATGCCAAGCTCTGCGCCGAGCACAATGCCGGCCTGCTCATCATGCACAGCGTCGGCCAGCCCAAGGTGCCTCACACCCACGTGCAGTATGAAAGCATCATGGACACGCTGGACCATTTCTTCACCCAGCGCCTTGTGCTGGCGGAGAGCGTTGGCCTGCCCCGCGAGAACATCATCCTCGACCCCGGCATCGACTTCGCCAAGCAGCGGGATGACAACCTCACCATCTACCGCGATCTCCAACGCCTGCACCGCTTTGAGCGCCCCATCCTGCTTCCCGTCTCACGCAAAACGGTAATCGGAGACGTCCTTGGCGTCCCCGCCTTGGAGCGCGATCCCGGCACCCAGGCTTGTATCGCCGCCGGCATTACCCGTGGCGCGCAGATCTTCCGCGTCCACAACGTCAAAGCCGCCGTGCAGACCGTCAAGATGCTCTGGGCCGTCGAAAGTACTCGCGAGCTTTAG
- a CDS encoding histidinol-phosphatase HisJ family protein, with product MQRKTPMLTDYHTHTPLCLHAEGNPIDYARHAQSIGLGEIGLSDHNPMPESYDNWRMPLSDLPRYFELVEEARAALPDFPIRLALECDHIEGYQKWIDETAGMADWDYLIGSVHYIHDGIAVDDPKHVSRWETASDIEHMWGMYWKLYEQMIRTRQFDFHAHPDLAKRFGLRPSGDLRHYYEPVIQALVDTNGILEVSTAGLRKDVREIYPAREMLEMAFTANVPIVINSDAHIPTDVGVDFNKALDLVRSVGYTTTVRFEKRQRKVVPLPEAWPL from the coding sequence ATGCAGCGAAAAACTCCCATGCTCACCGACTACCACACGCACACGCCGCTCTGTCTGCATGCCGAGGGCAACCCCATCGACTACGCGCGGCACGCACAGAGCATCGGTCTGGGGGAGATCGGCCTCTCCGACCACAACCCCATGCCGGAGTCTTACGACAACTGGCGCATGCCGCTCTCCGACCTGCCGCGCTACTTTGAGCTCGTCGAGGAGGCCCGCGCCGCGCTCCCGGACTTCCCCATCCGCCTCGCCCTCGAATGCGACCACATCGAGGGGTATCAAAAGTGGATCGATGAAACCGCTGGCATGGCCGACTGGGACTACCTCATCGGCAGCGTCCACTACATCCACGACGGCATCGCCGTGGACGACCCCAAGCACGTCTCCCGCTGGGAGACCGCCTCCGACATCGAGCACATGTGGGGCATGTACTGGAAGCTCTACGAGCAGATGATCCGCACCCGCCAGTTCGACTTTCACGCCCACCCAGACCTCGCCAAGCGCTTTGGCCTCCGCCCCTCCGGCGACCTGCGCCACTACTACGAGCCCGTGATCCAGGCGCTCGTGGACACCAACGGCATCCTCGAAGTCAGCACCGCCGGCCTGCGCAAAGACGTGCGCGAGATCTATCCCGCCCGCGAGATGCTGGAGATGGCCTTCACCGCCAACGTCCCCATCGTCATCAATTCAGACGCCCACATCCCAACGGACGTCGGTGTCGATTTCAACAAGGCCCTCGATCTTGTCCGCAGTGTCGGTTACACCACCACCGTCCGCTTTGAGAAACGCCAGCGCAAAGTGGTGCCCCTTCCGGAGGCCTGGCCGCTATGA